AAACCTCTGTGGGAAAAGAGCCCAGCAGGCATAGGGTGTCTGCAGGGGTCCTTAGCCCAGCTAATGTGTGGGAGGGGCCGTCCCTTGTTGGGATGCAGTCACCAACATGGGTAGGGGGGAACAGCTTCTGTTCTACCTAGACTTTGGCGGGCACACCCTTGGTCCTGGGAGAGGGGCATGTGCTGGGGCCTGGTGACTGGGCAGTGGCCTAAGGCCAAGAAAGGGGGGCGCTTTCCCTGAGCAGGTAACTGGCTACCCCGTGGGCATGTGACAAGGGCCCACCTGGCCAGAGCCAGCTGGCATAGGGTGTGGAGAGCCCCAGCATCTTCGGGGGCAGGAACAGGGAGAGCTGCAGCCTGTGGGCAGAGGGCTAGGCACCTGGTGATGACCAGACCAAGCTGACCCTGACCCACCTCCTCCAACACAGCCAAGCCCCAGGTCCAACAACAACCCCAATGCTTTAATGTTTAATGGCCTGCCTCCAGGGCCCACAGCCTTATTACAAAACCTTAAATGGGCCAAAGGCCCAGTTTGCAAGCCTCCAGCTGTTCAGCACTCTGCAAGGAGGTAAGCCACAGCAGGCTGGCTGATGGGGTTCTGGCTTGGGGAGTGCCAGGGTCTTCAGTACATCTCTTCAGAGACTTCCCAGAACTGAGGGGTTGCGCAGCCTGTCCCTTCTAGTCCCTGAGTCCCTGCAGCTGCTTGGCTTCCAGCAAACACACAACTTTCTCAGGATAATGCACCATGTGGCAGAGGCAGCTCAGGAAAATCACTGGTGTCAATTCAGGACAGGCCTGGGGCCTCCTGAGTTGAGAGCAGCAGGCCCAGGACAAGGATGCCAGCCCCAGGCTGTATCCTTGTGCCCCCTGtcatggggaaggggaggggtagGCTCCCTCAGGGAGCTCCCAGCTGGGGGTTGGGGCCCAACCCCAAATGCTGGGGCTATGGCCCTAGGCTTTCTGGGGGATGACCCTAGAAAGTGTGAATCACACACACGTACAATGTACCACTCTGAGAAAACCAAGTCCTATGACATACACAGACTTTCTAGAGGAAGGTTCTGCTTGCCTCAGCCTCACATTCTAGACCCTGGCTGAGATCTAGGCCCCTGTcctgggcagggagcagagagcaaaCCATAATGGGTGTGTTAGGCATTACCCCCACAACACCCTGCGAGGTAGGCTGCGTtgtcctattttacaaatggggaacaGAGGGTTCAAGAGAGGAGGTGACCTGCCCAGTTACACAGCAAGGAACACAGGAGCCAGGACTCAAAACCACATCTGTTGGACTCCAAAGCCCACATTTTCTCTAAGGAAGAAATAGGAAGGAGTCCTTTCTAACAAAGGCCTTCAAGTTAAAAGCTCAGGGGCTCTCAGCCcaacctgggggtgggggtgcagggtgAGAGCTGGAGGAACTCCAAGGGCATGTCCACTCCtgaccccaggcagccgaagaagggagggggagggagcgtGACTCCCAGACAGCACCCGTGACCAATGCTACAGGTGGTGGCTCTGGCTGCCCAACAGCTGTGGGTGGGGCGTGGGCCGGTCTGGTCCTGAGGTTTTGTGGCCCCAAGTGGGCAGTGCCAGGCCATTGAGCCAGGCAGTTTCCAGCAGGCTACGGAAGCGGGCCCTCAGTGTGGGGCCGGGTGGGCTGGCACTGGCAGCAGGAGTAGGTGAGGCACCATGGGACGCTCCCCCAGCAGttgcctctgctttctctgggCCAGGGGTTGATGGCTTCCTTCCCAGCTTCCTGGCCTTGGGGACAGGTGACTTCCAAGCCAGGGCTAGGTTCTCTGGCTCATCTCTGGCCATGGTGGGTTCTGAGGAGGGTACAGTTCCAGCCTCAGTGTCCAAGTCACCTGGAAAATGAACACAGTCAGGTTACAGACCTTGAGACCCTCAGGTCCCATTTCCTGGCCTCCAAAGCTGTCTACACCAGTGGTTCTGCTCTGTCCTGGGCCAGGACAGTCCAGGTAGGGTCACAGACATCAGGACCCTTCCCCGCATGTAACCACTAGCCAGAGACCGTCAAGCCAAAAGGGGGGGTGCTTCTCCCCAGGTGACACCAGAACTCTGTCTAATGAGGGCACTGCTCAGAAGCTGTTTGGGTGCAAGGACAAGAGGAAAGAGGCCAAACAGGCCAGATCTGATCCAAAGACCCACTGTACAGGTGGGGAAATCGAGGCATGGAGAAAAAGTGGCCTGCCACACATTAGAGTACCATCATTTTTCGGCCactccagccccagagctggaGCAGGAGCCAGAGCCCAGGCAGGGACTGGCCTGAAGGCAACGCCCagagggagaggggtggaggaagaggcggaggggatgggagagggctCCTGATCAAGAGCACGCCTGCTTGGAAGGGAGGCTGCCAGGGGATTACTGTCTAAGGACAGTACAGAGGGCAGCCCCCCAAGGAAGCGGGGAGGACCcacagctgagggagggagggggagaaggtaCCAAACTCCAGCCAGTGGCAGGAAGCTGGGCCCCAGTCACTTCCTTATCAGGCCCCAGACTCTTGCAGACTTGGAGCAGGAGGGGACTGTGAAGTGCCAGGGCCCCACAGCCCAGCAGGCAgcccaggagaaggagaaatggacctgtccctctctgggcccagaCCACCCAAATGTACGGGGAGGAGATTGGGCTGGGGGGCCCTCTGAGTGACACCTGACACACCCCCACACTTTCTTACTCAGGAAGGGAATGCTCACACTTGCATTTTCTTTGCACCTCATTGGGACAAATGCCCCAACTTAAGTGCTCAGAGGGCAGCAATGCTGTCCTCCAGACCTCAAGCTCCACATCTGCACTCACTACCTCGGGCCCCTTCTCCACCCCAACCTGGAACCTGGACACGGGGAGAGCCCAGGGCAAGGctgccaggaggggaggggacaagaAACACTACAGAGACAGCCTGGACAGAGGCTTGGTGGTGGGaaggctggggggcggggagagaaaGACTACAGGGCGGGCCTTGGGCCTCGATGCCAGGTGTTCTAACACAGCAGAGGCAGTGACGGACACCACCTGGCACCATCAGCAAAGTCCTGGCTGAAGAAGTGAGATTGTCCACACCACGAAACACTGCAGCCATTCCTGAGAGCAAGGTCAGGCTAACTGAGCCGACGGAGACAATGCTCCAGGCCATAAAAAGAGCACGCTAGAGAACGATATGCACAAGACATCATTTAGTGCCACAAAACAACATTCCGACTTACGGGCACACTTCAGGGAATGTAAATCCCTGGGAGGATTGTGCACATTCACAAGGTAACAGTGTGTGGGGGGGACCCCTGCCAGGGTTCAGGAATGAGGCACTGGGTGAGTGGGTGCCATtcactgagatgggaaagactggATGGAAGTGAAGCTTAAGGGAAAGCCCAGGAGTATGGTTTGGGAGGAGTTAAGGGTCAGAGAGACACCAGGTACAAAAAGCCCAGCAAGCAGTCAGTTATTTGGGGCTCAAGCTCAGAAGaggggagacacagacacagggggAAATGATCTCAGGTGGAGAAGACCGTACCAAAGACGGAGAAGGcacagcagaggaggagagggactCTGGGAAGGTGCAGGGCCAGGGAAGGTCAAGAGTTTCCAAGGAGACACAGCAGTTGGAATGTTCAGAGGCTTACAGAGGGGACTTTGAAGGCTCTTAGTGATGCTGGGGGCAAAGAGCGATGGGGATCCATAGAGCCCACCCTgggaggccagcccctcccctgacACCAGTTCTTGGGCCTCCCCTGCCCTTTCCAGAGGCCCTGGAATCCCTTAGCTGTGACCACTCACACATCTGTCACGAGCTCACACAGCTCCGGTGGCTACTGGGGCTGCCCCATGCTCACCCAGCTGGCGGCGTACACAGTCACGCCACTGCAGGCCCAGCAGGTCAGGGTAGATGTCAGGCAGCTGGCGCAGCGCCAGCAACTTCAGCATGCGTGAGGTGCAGCCGTGCAGGGCCCGCTCCCGCAGTGCCCGCTCCTCCGACAGCGTGGTAGGACGCAGCTCCACGCGATGCTCCTGCAGCACATGGTCCACGGAAGCAGGCGGCAGCCGAGGGAAGAGCCGCTCCTTTACCAGGTGGATGGGCACAAAGATGGCGCCGGCCCGCACCACATGGGGGAAGGGGCACTGCTGTGTGCACACGAAGCTCTGCAGCTGGGATAGCAGCTTGCCCAGCAGCCCCTGCACACCCTGGCAGTCCTGCCATgctgcctggccccagggcccagccatCTCAAGCCACTCACGCAGCTTCTCAGGTGGAGAGTGGGCCACTGAACCTGAGATGGCGTCACATAGGGACGCATGCAGTCCTGCAAAGTGTTGCTCTGGGGAGTCTGCTGTGGTGGGGGTAGAAGCTGGAGCAGGGCCTGCAAGTGGAGCCGGAGCTGGAGCAGGGCCTGCAAGTGGAGCCGGAGCTGGAGCAGGTGACGGAGCTGGAGCAGGGGTTGGGGAGGCCATGGCTACAGCTGGAGGGCTGGGCAGTGCCAGGTTGAAGCAGGCCACAGGCAAGGGCTGGGTGAGAATCTGTAGTCCAATGGGCACAGATGCAGGGGTGGGTGCAGGCTGTGCAGGCTCAGGGGCTGAGGTGGGTGCAGATGGGACCACAGCTGCAGGCAAGGGTGCTGGCCGGAGGATCTTGAATTTCCGGAACATGAAGGCAACGGAGCTGTGGAAGTTGGTCCTCGGGGTGGCCTCTGTGGTCACTGGCATCCCAGGTAGCCCAGGTGCTTCTGTGACTGTCTTTTTCAGGCCTGGCGGATCCGGGACTGTGCTCCCCATACCTGGCATGTCTGAGACTGTGTTCCCTGTGCCCGGCACATCCACAGCTACAGTGGGCTTGGCATGCACCACAGGACTAGGGACATTGAGAGGAGGAGCCTCTGCCACTGGCTTCTTCACACTCAAGTCCAGTGCCATCTCCTCCCTAAGTGAGCAGTGCGCCCTGGAGGGGGCCTCCTGGGCAGGCAGGGTTCCCTTGCAGTCTTTGTCATGGCTCtcactgggggctggggctggggctgggtcaGGCTCAGCTGTGGCCTCAGGTGCCTGCACATCCAGGTAGTCACGGTAGGGGGCCAGGCTGAAGACATTGTCGATAATAGGCATGGGTGGAGAGCTGGGTGGCAGCATGCCCTCATTCTGTGGAAGAGATTGGCGCTCCTCAGcacagggagggagagctggTGGGGTGCGGGGAACAGGACTGTCTCCGATGACAATGGGTGCCCCCAGGTGCTCATcaagctggggctggagctgctCTTTCCTGCAGCTGGGCAGCCATATCTTCTCCTCGGCTTCCTGTACTGGTTTCTCCGTAGGCCTCATAGGCTCTGAGCACGGCTGGCGGGCAGGTAGAGGCTGGCACGCCCGCTGGAAGGCACTGGGCTGTGGAACAGCCTGCATACTGTTCTGGGAAGGTGGTGTCCCTCCAAGCCCTGGGGATGCTCcatagagagagagatcatcCCGCGCATAAGGAAAGCCCAGTGTCTGGGGGGCAAAGTCCAGTGGGCAGCGTGGAGCGAGAGGTGGCTCCAGCTTGAGGCCTGGTGAGGGTGCTGGGACGGGTGCAGAGGGGTAGGAATAAGTGTCCAGCCCCACTGGGGGCATATAGGGTGtctgggctgcctgctgcctcAGGTAAGGGCTGCTCAGTCCACCAGCTGGGTACCCAGCCCCCTTGTGAGCTCCCAGAGGCTGCACTGGGAGCACTGAGCTATAGCTGCCCTGCTTCTCTGGGTGGCGACAGGCTGGAGGGCAAGGCAGGGCCTGCGGGGGGTGAGGCAGCAGGCAGTGGGTCGGCACTGCATCCTGGCAGGCTGGTCCCAGGGGTTGGGCCAGCTGGGTCCAAGGACTCGGGGGTCCCTCGGACAATGCCTGCTTGGAGTCCCCAGAGTAAGGACCTGCATACTTGGAGGCCAGGAAGCCAGTGCTGTGGATGGTCCGATACTTCTCTAGGAATGCTTGGCATGGAGAGAAGCTCACTGAGGAGTCTTTGCCAGATCCCCCAGCTGGCACCCCACGCAAGAAAGAGCCATCCAGGGATTGGCCCTTTCCAGGAGCTGGGGTCAGAGAACAAGGGGAATTGGCCGAGGGTAAGAGTGGCCCAGTCACCAGCGTCCAATCAACATCTAGTGGTCTCTTCGGTGGCCCTTCCCCCAGGCAaggggaaagcccataacacagAGGGTTGCGGTAGACAGGTTTGGGTGCAGCCAGTGGTGGGCCTGGGTAGGAATGAGCCTGGGGACTGAAAGGCAGGAGCTCAACAGGGCCAGAGTCTTGTACCTTCTCAGAGCTTTCTGCTGGTGGGCGGTAGAGCAGGCAGTTGCTCAAGAGACTGTCTGTCCGAAGTGGGGGTCCTGCCATGCTGGTAGGGTACAAGGGTGGGTATGGGGTCCAGGAAGCGAACCGTTCTGACCCTGCCTTGGGAGCACCCCCCACGGGACAAGAGAAGTAGGCACCCTTGTAGCTGCAGGGGTCCTGGTTACCAGCAGAGGTGGGCAGGCTGTGCCCAGGCCCGGAGTCTGCCTCTAGGCGGGGCAGCTTGCCATACATCACAGGCCCCAGCGTCCCCAGTGGCCTCTTCTCCGCCATCACTGTGAAGGCTTCAAGCCCTCCGCAGCCCCAGCTACTCAACTGCCGAcctgggaaagagagggagagaggcaggggctgtCAGAAGAGGCTATAGGCAAACAGGGCTGCTACTCTCACGGGCTCACTGTCACACCTAAGAGCTGGGCACTTTGCAGGTGCTCGATAAAGACAGTACGAATGAATCAAGGCACGAGCCAACAACGCAGAGCTTCCCAAGTCCATTTCTGAAGCTGCAGAACCTTTGTTTGACAAATTCTTGTGTTGCAGTCCTATACATACCCTCCACACCCACTCCAGGAGCTCCTTCTGTTCAGATTTCCTCCACATGATTCCT
This genomic stretch from Equus quagga isolate Etosha38 unplaced genomic scaffold, UCLA_HA_Equagga_1.0 153_RagTag, whole genome shotgun sequence harbors:
- the LOC124233121 gene encoding uncharacterized protein C15orf39-like isoform X1, with the protein product MAEKRPLGTLGPVMYGKLPRLEADSGPGHSLPTSAGNQDPCSYKGAYFSCPVGGAPKAGSERFASWTPYPPLYPTSMAGPPLRTDSLLSNCLLYRPPAESSEKVQDSGPVELLPFSPQAHSYPGPPLAAPKPVYRNPLCYGLSPCLGEGPPKRPLDVDWTLVTGPLLPSANSPCSLTPAPGKGQSLDGSFLRGVPAGGSGKDSSVSFSPCQAFLEKYRTIHSTGFLASKYAGPYSGDSKQALSEGPPSPWTQLAQPLGPACQDAVPTHCLLPHPPQALPCPPACRHPEKQGSYSSVLPVQPLGAHKGAGYPAGGLSSPYLRQQAAQTPYMPPVGLDTYSYPSAPVPAPSPGLKLEPPLAPRCPLDFAPQTLGFPYARDDLSLYGASPGLGGTPPSQNSMQAVPQPSAFQRACQPLPARQPCSEPMRPTEKPVQEAEEKIWLPSCRKEQLQPQLDEHLGAPIVIGDSPVPRTPPALPPCAEERQSLPQNEGMLPPSSPPMPIIDNVFSLAPYRDYLDVQAPEATAEPDPAPAPAPSESHDKDCKGTLPAQEAPSRAHCSLREEMALDLSVKKPVAEAPPLNVPSPVVHAKPTVAVDVPGTGNTVSDMPGMGSTVPDPPGLKKTVTEAPGLPGMPVTTEATPRTNFHSSVAFMFRKFKILRPAPLPAAVVPSAPTSAPEPAQPAPTPASVPIGLQILTQPLPVACFNLALPSPPAVAMASPTPAPAPSPAPAPAPLAGPAPAPAPLAGPAPASTPTTADSPEQHFAGLHASLCDAISGSVAHSPPEKLREWLEMAGPWGQAAWQDCQGVQGLLGKLLSQLQSFVCTQQCPFPHVVRAGAIFVPIHLVKERLFPRLPPASVDHVLQEHRVELRPTTLSEERALRERALHGCTSRMLKLLALRQLPDIYPDLLGLQWRDCVRRQLGDLDTEAGTVPSSEPTMARDEPENLALAWKSPVPKARKLGRKPSTPGPEKAEATAGGASHGASPTPAASASPPGPTLRARFRSLLETAWLNGLALPTWGHKTSGPDRPTPHPQLLGSQSHHL
- the LOC124233121 gene encoding uncharacterized protein C15orf39-like isoform X2, whose amino-acid sequence is MAEKRPLGTLGPVMYGKLPRLEADSGPGHSLPTSAGNQDPCSYKGAYFSCPVGGAPKAGSERFASWTPYPPLYPTSMAGPPLRTDSLLSNCLLYRPPAESSEKVQDSGPVELLPFSPQAHSYPGPPLAAPKPVYRNPLCYGLSPCLGEGPPKRPLDVDWTLVTGPLLPSANSPCSLTPAPGKGQSLDGSFLRGVPAGGSGKDSSVSFSPCQAFLEKYRTIHSTGFLASKYAGPYSGDSKQALSEGPPSPWTQLAQPLGPACQDAVPTHCLLPHPPQALPCPPACRHPEKQGSYSSVLPVQPLGAHKGAGYPAGGLSSPYLRQQAAQTPYMPPVGLDTYSYPSAPVPAPSPGLKLEPPLAPRCPLDFAPQTLGFPYARDDLSLYGASPGLGGTPPSQNSMQAVPQPSAFQRACQPLPARQPCSEPMRPTEKPVQEAEEKIWLPSCRKEQLQPQLDEHLGAPIVIGDSPVPRTPPALPPCAEERQSLPQNEGMLPPSSPPMPIIDNVFSLAPYRDYLDVQAPEATAEPDPAPAPAPSESHDKDCKGTLPAQEAPSRAHCSLREEMALDLSVKKPVAEAPPLNVPSPVVHAKPTVAVDVPGTGNTVSDMPGMGSTVPDPPGLKKTVTEAPGLPGMPVTTEATPRTNFHSSVAFMFRKFKILRPAPLPAAVVPSAPTSAPEPAQPAPTPASVPIGLQILTQPLPVACFNLALPSPPAVAMASPTPAPAPSPAPAPAPLAGPAPAPAPLAGPAPASTPTTADSPEQHFAGLHASLCDAISGSVAHSPPEKLREWLEMAGPWGQAAWQDCQGVQGLLGKLLSQLQSFVCTQQCPFPHVVRAGAIFVPIHLVKERLFPRLPPASVDHVLQEHRVELRPTTLSEERALRERALHGCTSRMLKLLALRQLPDIYPDLLGLQWRDCVRRQLGEHGAAPVATGAV